The Xiphophorus hellerii strain 12219 chromosome 3, Xiphophorus_hellerii-4.1, whole genome shotgun sequence genome segment TCAGCTTATTTTTCTccaacaaaacagctgaaattatTTCCATGTTGACAAACTTCAACAAACCTGCAAGAGCTGGAGCGCTTTCAGAAAAATGTAGACAGAATGAAGggagattttaataaaaataaacttgttaaAAGTAGAATTACATTAAAGCTTCGGGTAAAATTTCACTTTTGGTCTTGAAACTGGTCGTTACCCAgtaggttgttgctaggtaaccaaagagttgATGAAACCAACATGTCCGTCTTGTAATCTGTATGAATTAATAATTTCTTATGAAATCTGTTACTGTTCTTTAgcttaaacattttacaacaataaaactcattgtattgattttttttcttaataatctttttcttctcatttacAGCCGGTTGGAAAATGAACCAACTTGATGAAGCCTtcaaaaaacattcagcagaGATAAAGGATCTGGGGGAAAAATCACAGAACCAAACTGAAAAACTCAGCAGGCAAATGGAAAACTTAAATGAGAAATCACAGAATGAAACTGAGAAACTGAACCAGAAAATCCAGTTGATCCAGAAATTCAACACCTTTCTGGTAAATGGACAATGCGACAGCAGTGGTGAGTATCTAACTGACGTTTTTCCCAGGGCAGCGTGAACGTTTCACAAAAACCCAACATAAGATCAAATAAATGTAGCTCATTTCTAATTATAACTGACAAACAAGAATCAATAATTACTGATAAAGTCTCAGTGTAACAGTAGAACTATGATACAAAGGGAAACTTTTTTAAATAGTATTTAgtattgtaattattttctgtctccaGAGTGTTTGCTGTGTCAGACGGGTTGGATCTTCTTCAATGAATCATGTTACTTTTTTAGTAAAATTTCTCTGACTTGGGATCAAAGTCGTCGGTTCTGTCAGGATAAATCTGCTGATCTGATTGTTATTAATAATCTGCAGGAACAGGTGAGCTCTGACACAATCATGttacaaattcagattttaaatatggGATAAAACTCTGTTgacttgatcatttttaatgttgtaaTTAACAGAAATTCATTTATGACAACTTGAATTCAAACTGCTGGTTGGGGCTGTATAAAAGTGGGAGCGACTGGTATTGGGTTGATAATCGTATCAACACACTAAAGTAAGAGATTTCACACACAGAAGAaacataataagaaaaataaattaaaaacatctgttaCATTTCATTGGGTTAAATTATCTCtgtcaaaataaattatatttgattttatacttcctgatgtttgtgtttctcattttaagGTTCTGGAGGTTGTCTGACCCACAGTCTTCTCATTCATATGCACTCATATATCGAACGGGGAATCCCACAGGTAGTTGGGCCTCAGCACCAAATACATACTCCTACTCCCCCCTCTGTGAGCAGAAAGCCTTCAAAGTGTCTCTAAATTAACTCTGTTTctatttcctcctttttctgctgcttttccaGATCAGCAGATTTTATATAATCAGAATTTTCTCTAAAGTTTAATAtcaatatatttagtttttattttctgtggcATTTCACTATTCAGTCAGTATAAATGTGTTCTGTCACATTTATACAGTttttctgacttaaaaaaatccaagaattaaaataatttatccatccatccatccatccatccatcttcttccgcttatacgaggtcgggtcgcgggggtagcagcttcagaagggaggcccagacttccctctccccagccacttcttctagctcttccgggggaatcccgaggcgttcccaggccagccgagagacatagtccctccagcgtgtcctgggtcttccccggggcctcctcccggtgggacgtgcccggaacacctcaccagggaggagtccaggaggcatcctggccagatgcccgagccacctcaactggctcctctcgatgtgaaggagcagcggctctactctgagtccctcccggatgactgagcttctcaccctatctctaagggagagcccagccaccctacggagaaaacccatttcggccgcttgtatccgcgatctcgttctttcggtcatgacccaaagctcatgaccatagatgagggtgggaacgtagatcgaccggtaaatcgagagcttcgctttttggctcagctctctcttcaccacgacggaccggtacagcgcccgcttgacagcagacgctgcgccaatccgcctgtcgatctcccgctcccttcttccctcattcgtgaacaagatcccgagatacttgaactcctccacctggggcaggacacccccctgacccggagaaggcactctacccttttccggctcaagaccatggcctcggatttggaggcactgatccccatcccggccgctttgcactcggctgcgaaccgctccagcgagagctgcagatcacgacccgatgaagccagtaggaccacatcgtctgcaaaaagcagagacgagatcctaaggccaccaaatcggatcccctcaacaccttggctgcgcctagaaattctgtccatgaaagtaatgaacagaatcggtgacaaagggcagccctggcggagtccaactctcaccggaaacgagcccgacttactgccggcaatgcggaccagactctgacaccggtcatacagggacctgacagcccgtatcaaagggcccggtaccccatactcccggagaaccccccaaagggctccccgagggacacggtcgaacgccttctccaagtccacaaaacacatgtagactggttgggcgaactcccatgcaccctccaggaccctgccgagggtgtagagccggtccagtgttccacgaccaggacgaaaaccacactgctcttcctgaatccgaggttcgactatccaacggaccctcctctccaggacccctgaatagaccttgccagggaggcttaagagtgtgacccctctataattggagcacaccctccagtccccctttttgaacagggggaccaccaccccagtctgccaatccaggggaactgcccccgatgtcaatgcgatattgcagagtcgtgtcagccaacacaaccctacagcatccagagccttaaggaactccgggcggatctcatccacccccggggccttgccaccgaggagcttctcaaccacctcggcgacctcgtccccagagattggagagcccaacccagagtccccaggctcagcttcttcaatagaaggcatgttggtgggattgaggaggtcttcgaagtactctgcccaccggcccacaacgtcccgagtagaggtcagcagcacaccatccccactataaacagtgttggtgccgtactgcttcccccccctgagacgccggatggtggaccagaatcgcctcgaagccgtacggaagtctttctccatggtctctccaaactcctcccacgcccgagtttttgcctcagcaaccacccgagccacatgccgcttcgcctgctggtacccatcagctgcttccggagtcccacaggccaaaaaggcccggtaggactccttcttcagcctgacggcatccctcaccgaaggtgtccaccaacaggtacgagggttgccgccgcgacaggcaccgacaaccttgcggccacagctccgaccggccgcctcgacaatggaggcacggaacacggtccactcagactccatgtcccccacctcccccgggacgtgttcgaagttttgccggagatgggagttaaagctccgtctcacaggggattccgccagacgttcccagcagaccctcacaacacgtttgggcctgccaggtctgaccggcttcctcccccaccaccggagccaactcaccaccaggtagtggtcagtggacagctccgcacctctcttcacccgagtgtccaagacatacggccgcagatccgatgaaacgacgacaaagtcgatcatcgaactgcggcctagggtgtcctggtgccaagtgcacatatggacacccttatgcttgaacatggtgttcgttatggacaatccatgacgagcacagaagtccaacaacagaacaccataaaataatttaactccATATATTTGGATCCACTTTTTTCATAGAGTAAATGTTAATTAGTGTGACATTTTTCTTGATTTGCTGTTATTTGATATTTAAGCTGTTCATTAATGACACTATTAATATTACATCAAGTTTATTAAAGTCTGTGTGGCCATAAATCCTCCACCTTAAAGAATGGTTGTTCTTTAattcagtttgatttgttttattgtccCATTTAATGAAAGTGATGCagattaaaatagatttttatagTTAATTTTTTGTGATCATgatgacaaaaacattaaatgttttaatattaggCTGTTAGAGGATTTTCTAACAAGtttaatatttgctttattataaaattattattattgaccTCTAGGACAAAACTGTAAAGTCTGGACAGGATTGCAAAAGCAAACTTTGATTTAAGATCAATTATTTGATTGTAATtgaaaaagaattttaaaacttttctatgTAGAAAccttttatctttgtttttgaaataacttatgataaaatgtttcattatttactgtattttagtttgaaatgtttatgcctctgtttgttttcactaCATGATTGTAATCAGTTAGTTTAtgatttgtttgcttgttttagcTTCATGATGTTTATCtgcagataaaataataaaactcatttaatgACGTCGTGTCTCAGCCTGTCTGGGTCCAGATCTGCCTCAGAAAACTGAAACAGGTTTGACTCTGACTGaggtcgggtcgggtcgggtcggttCCCCTCTCACACCACCAGACTCCAGCAGAGACAGACTGACTACAAACAgccctggactttgactagaccggCCCACAGGAATCGGTACTCtgaaagttatcaacacctggaATCATGACACAAAACGACATTTAAGCAAAACCAGCACTGATGCAGATTAATGTAGattgtagaaatgtttttattcctgttatgcagaaactgcagctcaacctgaataaacaacaaaactgtttttatgaatCCAATTGATCATATCTTATAATCAATCTTATTAATAACTGtttggtggaaatgttggtaaaataaaTGAGGTTTATGTAAATCATTGATGCTTTGTGAGGGCAGAGATAATTTCATCAgaaagtttcacatttatttcataaatctaaacatttttctagATGTTTCCATCAGTGTAATTCTGTTTTCATCGATATTAAGtccagattttattctgacGGTTCGTTAAAAATCCAGGAATCCAGAGAAAAGCAGCTTCACTTTCTACCAGCAGAGATAGAAACCATTGAACTGGTTCTGTGAGCTGTTAGGTTGGGTCGGGTTCAGGTATCAGAACCGGACTGTAGTTCCAGGTCGGCAGATCAGAACCAGCGTCTCAGTTTGACCCACCttcgctcttcttcttcttctttggagGAAGCTCCTTGTCATCAGCAGGTTTCTCCGTCACCGATTTgtcctttctgctttttttccttctctgcttctctgttgccatggtaacctctacttcctgctgggatctgcgatctgattggctggattGTCCAGAACTCCGCCCAGTTTCTGCAGggtcagcatcatgctgagcagatttcttcttcttcttcttcctgttgCAGTCAGAGGGAAGCGGCTCAGTTTCCTCTGCAGACGGATTTCCTCCATCTTCTTTCTGAACCTCAACGTTTCCTCCAATGATcagctcttcttctttttctgcctctcttcctccctccgTTTTaactttcctcttctttttcttcttctctggttgaAAACCTGCTTCAGGACTTTCATCACCGTTCAGTTCACTGCAGCTCTCTgtgcatttcttcttcttcctgcgGTTCGTCTCCTCCGGATGAGTCGCTGTGTCACAAACATCTGGAGAACTTCCTGTTTGGctcttttttccatatttggtCAGGAactctgcttcctgctgctccagTCTGGCCAGCTTGGCGCTCATGGTCAGCCCGTGCCGCGCGCCTCTGGGAGCAAAACAACCACAGGATTCATAAAGAAACGTTGGCGCTTCGACCTTTTATGGCGGCGTGTTAGGACCGTGTAGatttaaaaggacatttttgacaaaaactgcacattttgaaattaatctctgaaattttctagaagaaacttgaaaagctgaacattttctaaatattcagaaatttccaagtttttttaatttttttattttctgagattcatttaaacagttttttgatGGAAATTCACTTTTTTCTATCCATCATGGCCCTAAAACGCCGTCGTATTCTTTAGGATTttatccattttgttttaattttcaactTACTTGTGAGCCGTTCGTCCTCCACAAACCTTCATCAGATCAGCGTCTGAAAGTCTGAAGAAAAAAGTtagattttaatctgaaaacctgaaatatgagtaattaattaaaacagCTAGAACCCATAAATCCCATGaatttataaaaagtatttctggGTTTTATGGTTTTACATCCTAGATCCAGAACAagttaaattaatgttttcccTTTAAACTTGACACAAACCCATGATGGgttttttctattaatttttttttttggatttcttCCGGTTATTTTTCTCCAACCTGAGGAGTTTCTGTTCTGCTCAGACTGATTCAAATCTTTATTATGTTGCTGATTTCAGCAGCAGGAACTGGAAACCAGTCAGGATGAAGGGAAAGATGAAAACAGGATGTTGGGAAAAAGCTTCTTTCATGTTGGGTGTCAAAttctaaagaaaaaagtaatttatttccattttaaggTTCCACATGAACTGGAAATCAACTGGGATTTAGTGCTAATAGAGAACTTTACCTGGTGGTGCTGGATAGATCCagtttctgctcctcttcctcatctgagctgctgctgtctgaaCTCAGGGCCTTCGGCTCCGGCTCCTCCTGACCGGACAGCAGCGTGGCCGACTGGAACAGACCAAGACGTTTTTCCCTCTAACGTTGACCTACGACCCCGGAGCTCCGCCCCACAGACAGAACCTTTACCTTGACAAAGCGGCCGTACAGTTTGGATTTGTTCTGCAGGAATTTCCGAGGCTTTTTGTTGGAAATcgctccctcctcttcctcaccttcctcaggcgtcttttttaatctgattccattctgaaggaaacagaaaagttttcagACTCGATTTGGAAGCAAAATATGACGACGTATCAGGGTCACTGTAGATAGAAAACATATATATGGATTTCTGCCAGGAAAGGCagaaattttgatatttatgtCAGAATATTTCTGGGtttgaaaagttcaaaatttagtagaaaaataaaatctcaaattttctagaaaaaaaaacaacatggaaaTTTCAGTGTTTCAAAAGGTGaagatttttgagtttttgtagcaaatttgatttttcaaactcaaatttccacatttttttctaattttttatttttagctttttggtGGAAGTTTTCAGCTTTACTGCGCCGTCGtcacaaaatgtttaatcatAGTGAGACGAAGTTTTCATTCAGCTGATGGGGATAAAACATGAACAATCTCAGAAATCTACGGCGCTCCTTTGAGGACATGGGGGGGAACTTGTCGTGACCTGAtgtgtgacctttgacccaccTGGCCGGCCTCCACCTGCAGACTGGACGAGGCTTTATTGAAGACGTGATCCCACCAGTGGAAGCTGAACTGCTCTCCTTCCCGGTGGCCGATCTGAAGGAACAAGCAAAGCTCCTGGCTCTGATTCCTGCAGATGTTTAAAACCCAGATCTGCCGCCGGACTCACCCCTCCTTTGTCACATTTGACCTTGACCTTTATGGCCTCTGATATGCCGTTCTCTGCTGGGCCCAGTCCTTTCCCTGGAGAGAGAGCGGACCCAGTAAGACCCAGACTGGTGACTGTTACCTGCTGGTTTCTGATGGTGTGGACGTCGCTCTCACCGTGTTCCCAGCCGTGACTCAGGAGCAGCTGCTCTGCAAACTTCAACCCTCGGCTTTTCTCCTGCTCGGCTTCAGCCATCTGAGAGGAAACGTGACGCTCAGCTGGAGAAACCAACGACTCAAACACAATCACAGCTGAAACTGGGTCTCATTTAATCTGTTTACTTAGTTACTGCAGAACAAACTGCAATCCGAACATTTCTGGCACCAATATT includes the following:
- the gpatch4 gene encoding G patch domain-containing protein 4 produces the protein MAEAEQEKSRGLKFAEQLLLSHGWEHGKGLGPAENGISEAIKVKVKCDKGGIGHREGEQFSFHWWDHVFNKASSSLQVEAGQNGIRLKKTPEEGEEEEGAISNKKPRKFLQNKSKLYGRFVKSATLLSGQEEPEPKALSSDSSSSDEEEEQKLDLSSTTRLSDADLMKVCGGRTAHKGARHGLTMSAKLARLEQQEAEFLTKYGKKSQTGSSPDVCDTATHPEETNRRKKKKCTESCSELNGDESPEAGFQPEKKKKKRKVKTEGGREAEKEEELIIGGNVEVQKEDGGNPSAEETEPLPSDCNRKKKKKKSAQHDADPAETGRSSGQSSQSDRRSQQEVEVTMATEKQRRKKSRKDKSVTEKPADDKELPPKKKKKSEGGSN
- the LOC116715952 gene encoding C-type lectin domain family 1 member B-like, with the protein product MAVNLGSGGYDNPVFKARKVTEVKVSSGDIYENLRRAGNCEQQKPKSNSDVTPKEAAAMMPNVKVHLVLVSVGILSVLLLVSIGFFSWAGWKMNQLDEAFKKHSAEIKDLGEKSQNETEKLNQKIQLIQKFNTFLVNGQCDSSECLLCQTGWIFFNESCYFFSKISLTWDQSRRFCQDKSADLIVINNLQEQKFIYDNLNSNCWLGLYKSGSDWYWVDNRINTLKFWRLSDPQSSHSYALIYRTGNPTGSWASAPNTYSYSPLCEQKAFKVSLN